TATGCTAGTACCTCCTCTGTTTCTAAGTCTGCTGAGGCTGTCccagaaaaagaaaaggataTTATTTCTCCAGTTGAAAATTCTTCATCTGCTGAAAAATCTTTCGATTATTATGGTTTATTTGAGGATGAGTTGCTTGCCAAGAAACGTGATAAATCTTATAGatttttcaacaatatCAACAGGTTAGCCAAAAATTTCCCAATGGCTCATCGTAAATTAGAAGAAGATAAAGTTACAGTTTGGTGTTCCAACGACTATTTGGCGTTGAGTAAACAACCAGAGGTTATTGCTAAGATGAAACTTGTCTTAGATAAATATGGTGCTGGTTCTGGTGGTACAAGAAATATTGCTGGCCATAACAAACATACTTTACAATTGGAAAGTGAAATTGCTTCTTTACATAAAAAGGAAGCTTCTCTAGTTTTTTCATCTTGTTTTGTTGCCAATGATGCTGTTATTAGTTTGTTGGGATCCAAGTTGaaagatttaattatttttagtgaTGAGTTGAATCATGCTTCGATGATTGTTGGTATTAAGCATGCTTATAAGACAAAGCATATTTTTAAGCACAACAACTTGGAAGATTTGGAGAAAATGTTGCAAATGTACCCTAAAAACCAACCCAAACTGATTGCTTTTGAAAGTGTTTATTCCATGAATGGTAGTGTTTCTGATATTTCCAAGATTTGTGATTTAGCTGAGAAATATGGAGCTTTGACCTTTTTGGACGAAGTTCACTCTGTTGGTTTATATGGTCCACATGGAGCAGGTGTTGCTGAacattttgattttgataCCCATTTGGTTAATGGTGTTAATAAACCATCAAATGGGGTGAAAACAGTTATGGACCGTGTTGATATGATTACAGGTACTTTAGGGAAATCATTTGGTACCGTTGGTGGGTATGTTGCTGGGAGTGGACAATTAATTGACTGGATTAGATCTTATGCGCCtggatttattttcaccaCTACATTACCACCAAGTGTGATGGCAGGTGCTTCCGAAGCTATCAAGTATTCCAAAACACATATCAATTTAAGAACTTCTCAACAATTACATACTCAATATGTCAAGGATGAATTGGCTAGGATTGGTGTTCCAGTTTTACCCAATCCAAGCCATATTGTTCCAGTTTTAATTGGTAATCCAGATTTAGCTAAACAGGCAAGCGATTTATTGATGGACAAACACAAAATTTATGTGCAGGCCATTAATTTCCCAACTGTTGCTAGAGGTACTGAAAGATTGAGAATCACACCAACTCCGGGCCATAACATTGAGTTATGTGACATTTTAATTGCCGCTATTGATGATGTCTTTAACGAATTGAATTTACCAAGAGTTAAGGATTGGGAAGCTCAAGGTGGATTCATGGGTATTGGTaccactaataatactgaaAGATTGTGGACTGACGAACAGTTAAAATTAACCAATGctgatttaaataaaaacgtCCATGCTTCTGCAGTTGATGAGATCGTTTACTCTTCTGGTGTTTCTATTTAATAACTGCTTTCGATCTTACTATttgttgtatttatttaatgcgtgtatgtatatatagGTGTATTTAATTATACTATATTAATAGTGTTGATgagtaatattatatttaacaaTACTTTAAgcgaatatatatatatttttttttttttcttttttaaaggtAGAATACATAAACtatcattataatttattttaaactGTATAGCGTTATGTAATGGTGATAAtagtaaatatatatacatacatatatatatatatatatggaaCTTGCAGTATAGTATTAAATCTTatacaataacaataaaatattatcatttatttatttatttacttttaaatGTTCCCCGGTTGTAAGTATTTtgctttgaaaattttatgTAAAACACCCACATACACAACGAAAATATTAAGTAAAagtaatgaaaataatcaaaaaaataggaTTTGaatcaacaaaataaaaaagatagaaaaagaaaagaaattttaatcggggtttattattatttaaaaacctacgtttcttttgtttttagcaAATTCACTCTTCAATTCTTCAATACTAGAATCGTTTTCCAAAGAAGAGGAATGAGTGGTTGGAATAGAACCGGTACTTTTGGTTTCTGAGAATCTACTACTACCAGTGGTTTGAGCGGTACTGTCATCAATAATAGGAATGGAGCTCTTCTTGATAGTATCGGTTTTCTTTGGCAAGTATTTACCTAAAGGAGTGGTTTCCAACTTTTTACAACATAAATCAGAATATTCATTGGTCTTTTGTTTAGTTAGCTTAACAACTCTAGCAACATGTTCATCGATAACTTCTTGATTTTTAGCATAGACTAATGGCAAGGTAAAAGTACCAAAAACTGCCAATAAGGAAAATGTCCATAAAGTAAACAAACTCAAAATTTTACAACTCACATAGGCAACAACAGAAGCTTTCAAACTCAAACATGGTTTGTTAGCAAAGATTAATTCTCTAAATTGGGCTTGGTATTTTGGTAGTTCAACTAAGAATCTATCGATTTTTGGTTTAATCAAAGAAACAATGTTTGGACAAGTTTTTGGAGAAATTCTTGTGATTAAACCTTGACCcataaacttttttgtcACAATCTCAACAACAGAGGTGATAAAAGTGACATAGTAGAATATAGTTAAAGTACCAGTAATAAAGTTgatctttttaataaaaatcaacagtaataataagcCACCAAAGACTTTACCTGTTTCAACAGGATTTTTCCATAACAATAGATCACAGTGGTTACAGCAGGGGTTTTGTTGATGTCTGGTTGTTTCAATTGGTGTTAATTCTTCGTCTTCTTCATTTGGAATACAAGGTTCGGAAGCAGAAGAGACAGGCTTGGAAGCAGAAGTAGCTTTTGGAGCAGATTTAGAAGTGGAGGAACGACGAACAGAAGAAGATGCACTCATTGTTTACTTGTTGGTAGTTTTATGTTAGAGTATTAGAAGAAAGATTTCTTTGTAAGTGTGATATAACGGGAAagtgatatatatataatcaaGAGGCTaagggaaagaaaaaaagataataaaaagaaaaaagtgataaaacaaatttacCGATAAgcacaaaaagaaaaaaaaaaaaaaaaagtgattgaaaggaaaataaaacagtttttatttgagAGAAGTTGTGAGTTATAAACTGAGATAATAAACAtttggaaaagaaagagagagaaaaagaaaaggaaaaagcaACTTAACAAAACAAAGTAAAATTTAAcgttaatttaaaataaaataaaataaataaaaaaaaagggtgaattgaataaaaatggaaattaaaggaaaagtttttatttaatttaatttaatttaatttaatttatttaaataccgaaataaaaaaatatctatCATAACTAACAACACCCATACATCTCAATCtacccctttttttttcgattTAATTCCACttattttctctctcttttcCCAGAAACTCTCGCACCTTTCGGACCAAACAAAATTACCTTTACgggaataaaaaaaagaaaaaagaaaaaagaaaaacaaactttttGCTGGTTCATTCATAAACCCACACATAATAACATCTTTATATCGgttcttttatatttcaaaagaataaaaataatattgacaACAACCcgttaaaaaatatacaagtTGCAACAGGTTTCTTCCATAATATCAGATTACGAATATTAAAGTATGATTGATCTTGGGTGTTCTGTTGTCTCAGTTGCTGCCTTTCCCTTTTGATGTGTAGTGGGGGGAAGAAGTGGTACCTGAAGTAAAAGCGTGCTCActcattatttatttgcttGTGTCGTAGTCTGTAGCCTATATATATTAGTCTATTGGTTTTCTTATtcttgatattattattacgtATATCGCTGGCAAAATGTTCTTGCAGCGGGTTTGCATTTCATACGGTGGGCTTATATCTTAACATAATGAGATATGCATCACAATCCTACTTTTAAACTTCAGAATATATGATGAGTGTATAGAAGAAGTTAAAGATCTTAagtttaaattaattttctaCATTTTGAAACCCTTTACTACTTCCTCAGTTGCCTCTGAAAATagtaaattattattaacttttATCTACCTAGAATgctatttattattgatggTATTTATGAtctatgtattttttttttttcgtttttaattaataataagatacataatagtttttttttttctttttttcagtggaaaaagaaatttcaATGCTCAAATAAATCTTGATTAAAGTAGTGATGGGGGAATAAGCTTCATCGGTGTTGCTGCcgctttttatttaaagaattGCTTTTAATAAGCAACTTGCGCCGTTTTGactaatttctttttttttttttttctttcgttttttttccagttCATACAATTGAAAATTCCAGCGGgattttgttaatattggTGCTGTTTTCTACAAATTATTCTCAATATTTCCCTGAGaaatctttatatataattataatttacAAATCATTTAAGAGtctattttataaaagttataccatatatatatattctttttgttttatttatctctactttcccttttcctttttatcttctctaaatttacaatttttttctcttttaattcaaaGTCTAATcttatcattttttaaagaaaaaaaaaaatagaaaaaataaaaaaaagaaaaaagaaaaatcaaaaCACAATAGAAAATGTTACGAACATCTGCTTCTTATTCATTCAGATCTTTCAGCACGAGCTCTATAGCATTTGCACAAAATTTAACTGAAAAAATAGCACAAAAATATGCAGTTAATTTACCAGCAAATAAGGAAGTTCATTCAGGTGATTATATCTCAATCAAACCACAACACTGTATGTCTCACGATAATTCCTGGCCAATCGCCTTGAAATTTATGAACATTGGTGGTTCTAAAATCTACGATAATAGACAAATAGTTAATACCATAGACCATGATGTCCAAAACAAATCCGAAAAAAATCTAactaaatataataatatcaaaaattttgcCTTGAAACATGGCATTGATTTTTATCCTCCTGGTGCCGGTATTGGCCATCAGATCATGATAGAACAAGGTTATGCATTTCCTAACACCTTAACCGTTGCTTCAGATTCTCATTCAAACACTTATGGTGGTATTGGATGTTTAGGTACTCCCATCGTTAGAACTGATGCTGCCGCCATTTGGGCAACAGGACAGACCTGGTGGCAAATACCACCTGTGGCTCAAGTTGAGTTGAAGGGTGAACTACCAAAGGGCTGTAGTGGTAAAGATGTTATTGTCGGATTGTGTGGGGTTTTCAATAATGATGAAGTTTTAAATCATTGTATTGAATTCACCGGGGATAGCATTTCCAAAATTCCTATTGATTATAGATTGACCATTGCTAACATGACCACAGAATGGGGTGCTTTAAGTGGTATTTTCCCCATTGACAATACCTTAATCGACTGGtacaaaacaacaaaagtgAAAGATTCATCGCATCCAAGGTTAAGTCCAgaaagaattgaaaatgagttagttaaaaaaaatgactcTTTAAAAGCAGATCCTGATTGCaaatatgataaaaaattaattattgaTCTAAGTACTTTAACCCACTACGTTAGTGGTCCTAATAGTGTTAAAATCGGCCAACCTGTACAAAActtgaataaaaaaccaATTAATAAAGCATATTTAGTTTCCTGTACCAATTCTCGGTTAAGTGATTTACAAATGGCCGCTGAAATATTACAAAACGAAGTTGGTACTAAGATTGCTCCTGGCGTGGAATTTTATGTTGCTGCTGCATCCTCTTTAATTGAACAACAAGCCAAGGATTTGGGATATTGGGATACTTTTATTCGTGCAGGTTGCACCATTTTGCCACCTGGTTGCGGTCCATGCATTGGCTTGGGCGCTGGGTTGTTGAAAGAGGGTGAAGTAGGTATTTCTGCTACCAATAGAAACTTTAAAGGTAGAATGGGTTCCAAGGATGCTTTGGCCTATTTGGCATCACCTGCTGTTGTCGCTGCATCTGCCATTAAAGGTTATATAGCATCACCCGCTGAAATCTTGGGTCAAAGTTATGAACCTAATTTCACAGGTATCAAACATGAAATAATCGAATTAGGTGATACTGCTGCAGCTGATACTGCCAATACCAGCTCCGAAGGCGTTGAAATTTTAGATGGTTTTCCAAAGGAGATTGTTGGTGAATTAATTTTGTGTGACGCCGATAATATCAATACAGATGGTATTTACCCAGGTAAATACACTTATCAAGATGATGTTccaaaggaaaaaatgGCCCAGGTCTGTATGGAAAATTATGACCCTGAGTTTATTAACAAGACCAAACCAGGTGACATTTTAATTAGTGGGTTTAATTTTGGTACCGGGTCTTCCAGAGAACAAGCTGCAACCGCTATATTGGCCCGTGGTATCAATTTGGTTGTTTCCGGTTCCTTCGGTAACATTTTCAGTAGAAACAGTATTAATAATGCCTTGTTGACTTTGGAAATCCCTAAACTAATTGATTTgctaagaaaaaaatacaaggATTTGCCTAAAGAATTGACTAGAAGAACTGGCTGGTTTTTGAAGTGGGACGTTGCTAATGCCTCTGTTGTTGTAACTGAGGGGGAAGGCAAAGACGCTCCTGTTATTCTTGAAACCAAGGTTGGTGAACTAGGTAAGAATTTACAAGAAATTATAGTTAAAGGTGGTTTAGAAGGATGGGTTAAATCAAAGTTGTGATTGTTgtgtattatatatatatatatttatttatttatttatttatttatttatttatttatttattaaaaaaaaatgtagtTTATATACCGAATGCTACATTTTCATATTAACGGCTAACCAAATATACGGACTTTCAAGTTacgatgaaaaaaattatttacatttctttttctttaaccCAAACAACAATTCTTTCCAACTTATTTTACtgctttaaatttaaatatatttgcaAAGAACTTTTACCTTATTTCTTCAAGGATTGACAGCCacatataaatttatacatagaaataataaaataagataaaaaataaaattttttttgcataGGGTATGAAtactaatagtaacaatgCTAATGCTGTTAACAGCTTACAGAATGATACTCTATATTCCAAACTTGTCAATAACTTAATTAGTAACCCATTACGTTTGGTCACTTgggaaaaattaataaaccATTTAATAGATAACTATGCAACTCCATTGAATAAATCGCTACCAAAAGAGATACACGGTCTAATAAAATCCACTTATGACcaaatattaatacaaTTCCCttatttggaaaattattatattgatTATGCAATGTTTGAATTCAAATTGGGAAATATATCAGAAactcaaaaaatattcgaAAAGGGcttaaaaataaccaatAATAGGTCGCTACTTTTATGGatagaatttttaaaatttttgaataaagtttccagcaacaaaaaaaaagtaaccAAATATTATGAACTAGCTGACACATGTATTGGTTTGCATTACTATAGTGGTCCATTTTGggaattatatttaaattttatcaGGGAGAATTATGGCTGCAACAATAATGGAAACATTCAGTATCTGAAActtttaagaaaaattttagaaattCCTCAATATGATTTTGccaaattttattcaatgtGGCTTGATGAAATTGACAAAATAAATGACCTGTCCGAATTGTTCAAGTTTGCGCCAAAAGAGGAATGGTCTactaaatttgaaattgaTTTGCAGAGCCATTCtcaaaaaaagttattaaatTCTATTAGAAAAGGTCctatattatttgatttaaagcaaaaattaaaaaaaattttccaagAATTATATATCTGTGTTGAGTTTAAAGTTATGGAAATTTATCAATTGTTTGAATTGCCACTAAGTGCAAACCATCTTACACCAGCTTATTATTACACTTCGATCGAGTCAATAAACTCGAAAAAAAACCTGGATGTTTGgctaaaatatatacagtATTGCATTGATTTAAGTTCCTTTCCTGAAGACTATTCCCTAGTCATGTTGAATTTCCAAAGATGTTTGATGACCAATCTATGCCATCTAGACGTTATATGGTTGAAATACAGCCAATGGCTAATTAAAGAATGCAACGATTATTTTGGCGCTTTAGACGTGTTGTGGCAAAGTTTACGGTttataagaaaaaataacgataaaattgtaataaaaatgtcgGATATAATGATTATACTAAATACTACTAATGAGGGTACAGAACTAAGGAAGCTATGGTCAGATTACGTTTCCATTGATGCCTGTGAATTATCgacttttataaaatactTTGAATATATGAACTTtcttaataatacaaaagaGAATAACCAACCCCAACATAAAATGGATACAACTCGATTGATTATAGATAGAATAATACAACGTAAAGAGATTGCACTGTTGGATTATGTTTCTAAAAATTGTCAAAACAATTACTTCAAGGTTatattacaaaaacaaggagaaaaaaacatggataaattaataaatcacGAAAAgttttggtatttttacTGTGAATATATATGGTTAATGGATCCTCAATTAAGGAACtttgaacaaaaaagaagtttcattctaaataatataataccCCAGTCACTTGAAATGTTCATAAAGTCATACACTCATtacaaaaatgttaaaCTAGAGGGGAGGGATAATAATgcaaagagaaaaaatgCCAAATcgaaaaaattgaaaaaatatttggataTTAACTTATTAATCCCAATGCTAGAGCAATTCATcataaattatttgatgGAAGATTTGACAACATTCCATAAACTAATAAACAATtgcctaaaaaaaattgaaaatgtATAATATTGCAGacgtcaaaaaaaaaaaaaaaaaaaaaaaagttttttttaataaattattgtgTAGATATTGATCAGCGTTACGATTATGTAAACAGATATCAACAAAATACCAATCTTGTAGTCTAACTTCCAACCGTTTAATGgaataaaaagtaaaagtaTAACAAAGCTTGTAATTATCCCATAAACTGTATAAAGCAATCTAGAATCTACGTTAAAATCAATACACATATCCCAAATGGATTGTTTTTCCCCCCTTGGATGGCTATAattattccaaaaaatCAACAAGCCATCAAAACTAAtaccaaaaagaaaatacaaTAAGGGACTACCAAAACATGAACCTATAGCTACATCAACGACACCAATTTTCATAAACGccaaatttgaaattaaatcGCCTGTGGAATTACCCCATGCAAATAGCGTTAAACCCAATACACTTTCGGGTATTTTAGTGGACCATTTAgtgaaaattttaataattaacTGAACAACATTGGATATTATACATAAGCAGATAACAAACCCTAAAATGGAAACATTAGTTATACACTTATCGTAAATTTGAGGGAATTTAATAACtgtaatataatataaaaccaGGATTAGAAGTAAACACCCTAAAGCTAAAAGTccaaaaaagacaaaattCGCGTTAGTATCATCGTGCCaatccaataataataatcccAAAAGTAGCGGAGATCCCCCAATTTGTGcaatgtatatttttttcatccaAATTCTTTCATGATCATACGTTGGAATAATTATTGAACCCAATATGACAATAGGCATACTGAACAagagaataataaaacttttcaaGTCGATTTTTCTAtcaacatttaaaaaaatgtgtaaaaatgaagaaacGCTATCtggaaatattttcttaCCATCTAGTTTAAATAATGAATGTGGTAATGATGATGTTGCTGAAAAACATGGTGTCAAGGGGTCACCTATATTACCATCCTGCTCACgttcttcttcatctaaTCTCCCCTTTGGAACTTGTTGATATGATtgtattttgtttgttgGTAATGTGGATATCCTTATTTCTGGtacatctttttttttattctgcATAGGAGGAGGTTGAAATAGGTTATCAATACAGCCTGGTTTAGAGCTTTTCGTATggttatcatcatcatcagcATCGGTGCTACTACTTCTATTTCTTTGGGACGTAAATATAAGAGCATCTTCAATGTCACCATCGTGATGATCATCGGTCGTATCAATTCTTGCATTTGATGACAGTTGCTCAGGTATAAAGTTATCaccagaagttgaagacatttgatttttatgaAAATCAATATGTGACGCTTCCTCATCAATGGGAACCAGGGGTtcctttttgttattatcgcCAGAAAAAAGATCACCATGCTCCCAAATTTCCATTATGTCAGCATATGACATCCTTAAATAACCGGGATTATAGTTTTCCCGAATAATTTGTTGAAGttgttttttaacaaaagatATTCTTTCTTCAGAAATCGTTGGTGATTGTACATGATtagtgttattaatattattattattattgatgtCTTCACTGCTAATATTATgggaaaaataattatgaaTCGGAGAGTTTGTTAACAAACTGGAATAACTGTTTGGTTGCCTAAAGGATTCGAGAATGTCATGA
This Saccharomycodes ludwigii strain NBRC 1722 chromosome II, whole genome shotgun sequence DNA region includes the following protein-coding sequences:
- the HEM1 gene encoding 5-aminolevulinate synthase (similar to Saccharomyces cerevisiae YDR232W | HEM1 | HEMe biosynthesis) → MDSIVRQSSKLCPFVKRAASSPTFVHSLQDRGGISTQLVGKCPVMHKVIREYASTSSVSKSAEAVPEKEKDIISPVENSSSAEKSFDYYGLFEDELLAKKRDKSYRFFNNINRLAKNFPMAHRKLEEDKVTVWCSNDYLALSKQPEVIAKMKLVLDKYGAGSGGTRNIAGHNKHTLQLESEIASLHKKEASLVFSSCFVANDAVISLLGSKLKDLIIFSDELNHASMIVGIKHAYKTKHIFKHNNLEDLEKMLQMYPKNQPKLIAFESVYSMNGSVSDISKICDLAEKYGALTFLDEVHSVGLYGPHGAGVAEHFDFDTHLVNGVNKPSNGVKTVMDRVDMITGTLGKSFGTVGGYVAGSGQLIDWIRSYAPGFIFTTTLPPSVMAGASEAIKYSKTHINLRTSQQLHTQYVKDELARIGVPVLPNPSHIVPVLIGNPDLAKQASDLLMDKHKIYVQAINFPTVARGTERLRITPTPGHNIELCDILIAAIDDVFNELNLPRVKDWEAQGGFMGIGTTNNTERLWTDEQLKLTNADLNKNVHASAVDEIVYSSGVSI
- the RTN1 gene encoding Rtn1p (similar to Saccharomyces cerevisiae YDR233C | RTN1 | ReTiculoN-like (paralog of YDL204W | RTN2)) — translated: MSASSSVRRSSTSKSAPKATSASKPVSSASEPCIPNEEDEELTPIETTRHQQNPCCNHCDLLLWKNPVETGKVFGGLLLLLIFIKKINFITGTLTIFYYVTFITSVVEIVTKKFMGQGLITRISPKTCPNIVSLIKPKIDRFLVELPKYQAQFRELIFANKPCLSLKASVVAYVSCKILSLFTLWTFSLLAVFGTFTLPLVYAKNQEVIDEHVARVVKLTKQKTNEYSDLCCKKLETTPLGKYLPKKTDTIKKSSIPIIDDSTAQTTGSSRFSETKSTGSIPTTHSSSLENDSSIEELKSEFAKNKRNVGF
- the LYS4 gene encoding homoaconitate hydratase LYS4 (similar to Saccharomyces cerevisiae YDR234W | LYS4 | LYSine requiring), producing MLRTSASYSFRSFSTSSIAFAQNLTEKIAQKYAVNLPANKEVHSGDYISIKPQHCMSHDNSWPIALKFMNIGGSKIYDNRQIVNTIDHDVQNKSEKNLTKYNNIKNFALKHGIDFYPPGAGIGHQIMIEQGYAFPNTLTVASDSHSNTYGGIGCLGTPIVRTDAAAIWATGQTWWQIPPVAQVELKGELPKGCSGKDVIVGLCGVFNNDEVLNHCIEFTGDSISKIPIDYRLTIANMTTEWGALSGIFPIDNTLIDWYKTTKVKDSSHPRLSPERIENELVKKNDSLKADPDCKYDKKLIIDLSTLTHYVSGPNSVKIGQPVQNLNKKPINKAYLVSCTNSRLSDLQMAAEILQNEVGTKIAPGVEFYVAAASSLIEQQAKDLGYWDTFIRAGCTILPPGCGPCIGLGAGLLKEGEVGISATNRNFKGRMGSKDALAYLASPAVVAASAIKGYIASPAEILGQSYEPNFTGIKHEIIELGDTAAADTANTSSEGVEILDGFPKEIVGELILCDADNINTDGIYPGKYTYQDDVPKEKMAQVCMENYDPEFINKTKPGDILISGFNFGTGSSREQAATAILARGINLVVSGSFGNIFSRNSINNALLTLEIPKLIDLLRKKYKDLPKELTRRTGWFLKWDVANASVVVTEGEGKDAPVILETKVGELGKNLQEIIVKGGLEGWVKSKL
- the PRP42 gene encoding mRNA splicing protein PRP42 (similar to Saccharomyces cerevisiae YDR235W | PRP42 | Pre-mRNA Processing); translated protein: MNTNSNNANAVNSLQNDTLYSKLVNNLISNPLRLVTWEKLINHLIDNYATPLNKSLPKEIHGLIKSTYDQILIQFPYLENYYIDYAMFEFKLGNISETQKIFEKGLKITNNRSLLLWIEFLKFLNKVSSNKKKVTKYYELADTCIGLHYYSGPFWELYLNFIRENYGCNNNGNIQYLKLLRKILEIPQYDFAKFYSMWLDEIDKINDLSELFKFAPKEEWSTKFEIDLQSHSQKKLLNSIRKGPILFDLKQKLKKIFQELYICVEFKVMEIYQLFELPLSANHLTPAYYYTSIESINSKKNLDVWLKYIQYCIDLSSFPEDYSLVMLNFQRCLMTNLCHLDVIWLKYSQWLIKECNDYFGALDVLWQSLRFIRKNNDKIVIKMSDIMIILNTTNEGTELRKLWSDYVSIDACELSTFIKYFEYMNFLNNTKENNQPQHKMDTTRLIIDRIIQRKEIALLDYVSKNCQNNYFKVILQKQGEKNMDKLINHEKFWYFYCEYIWLMDPQLRNFEQKRSFILNNIIPQSLEMFIKSYTHYKNVKLEGRDNNAKRKNAKSKKLKKYLDINLLIPMLEQFIINYLMEDLTTFHKLINNCLKKIENV
- the YCX1 gene encoding Ycx1p (similar to Saccharomyces cerevisiae YDL206W | putative protein of unknown function), producing the protein MNDHRSGKSIDWKHPVIISRFIIIIIVYSTIITTVILFSNVSFIPLLLLLILCFTALGIITSDYLLLNLQTISHSILNINDKIAGLTLLALGNAMPDIVSTYKSINNGFVSLAIGELLGAIFFAITILLGLMVTVQGIKLDFAHNTTTNDQETVTHNIEHHIEHTTDNSNKNNNLISYSKPDFLKDLLLFSGFILCSLYFMVDGHLKFVECLIMFFSYTLFVIYSVWTCDKTAGCILNGNVINRDESIIHDMLTYAEEQEADEQQQNLDPQSPLLPTVRQPHHLLSPLPTENTANNTSHDILESFRQPNSYSSLLTNSPIHNYFSHNISSEDINNNNNINNTNHVQSPTISEERISFVKKQLQQIIRENYNPGYLRMSYADIMEIWEHGDLFSGDNNKKEPLVPIDEEASHIDFHKNQMSSTSGDNFIPEQLSSNARIDTTDDHHDGDIEDALIFTSQRNRSSSTDADDDDNHTKSSKPGCIDNLFQPPPMQNKKKDVPEIRISTLPTNKIQSYQQVPKGRLDEEEREQDGNIGDPLTPCFSATSSLPHSLFKLDGKKIFPDSVSSFLHIFLNVDRKIDLKSFIILLFSMPIVILGSIIIPTYDHERIWMKKIYIAQIGGSPLLLGLLLLDWHDDTNANFVFFGLLALGCLLLILVLYYITVIKFPQIYDKCITNVSILGFVICLCIISNVVQLIIKIFTKWSTKIPESVLGLTLFAWGNSTGDLISNLAFMKIGVVDVAIGSCFGSPLLYFLFGISFDGLLIFWNNYSHPRGEKQSIWDMCIDFNVDSRLLYTVYGIITSFVILLLFIPLNGWKLDYKIGILLISVYIIVTLINIYTIIY